From one Burkholderia pyrrocinia genomic stretch:
- a CDS encoding phosphatase PAP2 family protein → MNNFDTTIQIFLTHMTFGPLMNHVIRVIAGLYTFKGFVLIPVLCWLWFQPGPNRERQRELVVATVASGLIALAFGRLLAQVLPFRVRPIYNPDLHLHFPSAGLRAATLQAWSSFPSDHAMLWMAIATGIFIIARRVGVVALLYSVVFICLPRAYLGFHYPTDLIAGAAIGIAIAWLLTRDAIRSRFAPQVLEMIRRFPAPAYTLAFLLCFELITQFDELLTLAQSATHPM, encoded by the coding sequence ATGAACAATTTCGATACCACGATCCAGATCTTCCTCACCCACATGACGTTCGGCCCGCTGATGAATCACGTGATCCGCGTGATCGCAGGCCTCTACACGTTCAAGGGCTTCGTGCTCATTCCGGTGCTGTGCTGGCTGTGGTTCCAGCCGGGCCCGAACCGCGAGCGGCAACGCGAGCTGGTCGTCGCGACGGTCGCGAGCGGGCTCATCGCGCTCGCGTTCGGCCGGCTGCTCGCTCAGGTGCTGCCGTTCCGCGTGCGGCCGATCTACAACCCCGACCTGCACCTGCACTTCCCGTCGGCCGGACTGCGCGCGGCCACGCTGCAGGCGTGGAGTTCGTTTCCGAGCGATCACGCGATGCTGTGGATGGCGATCGCAACCGGCATCTTCATCATTGCGCGCCGCGTCGGCGTAGTCGCGCTGCTGTATTCCGTCGTGTTCATCTGCCTGCCGCGCGCGTATCTCGGCTTTCACTACCCGACCGACCTGATCGCGGGCGCCGCGATCGGCATCGCGATCGCGTGGCTGCTGACGCGCGACGCGATCCGGTCGCGCTTCGCGCCGCAGGTGCTGGAGATGATCCGGCGCTTCCCCGCGCCGGCCTATACGCTCGCGTTCCTGCTGTGCTTCGAGTTGATCACGCAGTTCGACGAACTGCTGACGCTCGCGCAGTCGGCCACGCACCCGATGTGA
- a CDS encoding LysR family transcriptional regulator has protein sequence MTEKSSASPAAGGSQRIQAVPVDGAGYRFELMETFVRIVEAGSLSAAAAQLHTTQPTISRRLQALERSLGMRLLQRTTHTMRLTVDGERCFKRAKELLANWAAFEADLRGAQEEPDGLLRVAVPHAFGQERFVGPLAQFLRDYPRVSVEWLLQDDVRDFVGSGIDCAIQVGEPTDPSVVAIRLTNVPRFVVAAPSVLNSADLPADPDALAALPWLALRTYYRTELALTHAVTGETRRIAIRPRITTANLYALRSAALLGVGACVGSSWMLADHLARGELVHLAPEWQAAPLPVYLTYPHAQFYPSRLVRFVAMMREAVPGLVEGREA, from the coding sequence ATGACCGAAAAATCTTCCGCTTCTCCCGCTGCTGGCGGCTCTCAGCGCATTCAGGCGGTGCCGGTGGATGGCGCAGGCTATCGCTTCGAGCTGATGGAAACCTTCGTACGCATAGTCGAGGCCGGCAGCCTGTCGGCCGCCGCCGCACAACTGCATACGACGCAGCCGACGATCAGCCGGCGGCTGCAGGCGCTCGAACGCTCGCTCGGCATGCGGCTGTTGCAACGGACGACGCACACGATGCGGCTGACCGTCGACGGCGAGCGCTGTTTCAAGCGCGCGAAGGAACTGCTGGCAAACTGGGCGGCGTTCGAGGCCGATCTGCGCGGCGCGCAGGAGGAGCCGGACGGGCTGCTGCGGGTCGCGGTGCCGCACGCGTTCGGGCAGGAGCGTTTCGTCGGGCCGCTCGCGCAGTTCCTGCGCGACTATCCGCGCGTGTCGGTCGAGTGGCTGCTGCAGGACGACGTGCGGGATTTCGTCGGCAGCGGCATCGATTGCGCGATCCAGGTCGGCGAGCCGACCGATCCGTCCGTCGTCGCGATCCGGCTGACGAACGTGCCGCGCTTCGTGGTCGCCGCGCCGTCGGTGCTGAACAGCGCCGACCTGCCGGCCGACCCCGACGCGCTGGCCGCTTTGCCATGGCTCGCGTTGCGCACGTATTACCGCACCGAGCTGGCGCTGACGCACGCCGTCACCGGCGAGACGCGGCGCATCGCGATCCGCCCGCGCATCACGACCGCGAACCTGTATGCGCTGCGCAGTGCGGCGCTGCTGGGCGTCGGCGCGTGCGTCGGTTCTTCATGGATGCTGGCCGACCACCTCGCGCGCGGCGAACTCGTGCACCTCGCACCCGAGTGGCAGGCCGCGCCGTTGCCCGTCTACCTGACCTATCCGCATGCGCAGTTCTACCCGTCGCGGCTCGTGCGGTTCGTCGCGATGATGCGCGAGGCCGTGCCGGGGCTGGTCGAAGGGCGCGAAGCCTGA
- a CDS encoding IclR family transcriptional regulator, translated as MPTTQADHAGDGPDSSAEEASSGVAVLDRAFAILRAFGPTDDRLSLAELSRRTGLYKSTILRLLAALEHGGFMRKLDDGQYAVGHEPLRLAALYQRSFRVGPVVEPLLETLSRELGETASFYVRQGDMRSVLYRVEPARAVRVSIRVGEEFPVRQGASGKVLLAFTDTQDARWNDVRERLWAASYGERDPETASASAPVFDAAGACVGALTVSGPKSRLAAAPTMAAAVAMLLPLAQKATVALGGAGARYDAAAVRDSLARLASAADDGTES; from the coding sequence GATCACGCCGGCGACGGGCCCGATTCGTCAGCGGAGGAAGCCTCCAGCGGCGTCGCCGTGCTCGATCGCGCGTTCGCGATCCTCCGTGCATTCGGACCGACCGACGACCGGCTGTCGCTCGCCGAACTGTCGCGCCGCACCGGGCTGTACAAGAGCACGATCCTGCGCCTGCTCGCCGCGCTCGAACATGGCGGCTTCATGCGCAAGCTCGACGACGGCCAGTACGCGGTCGGACACGAGCCGCTGCGGCTCGCCGCGCTGTACCAGCGCTCGTTCCGGGTCGGCCCGGTGGTCGAGCCGCTGCTCGAGACGCTGAGCCGCGAACTCGGGGAAACGGCGTCGTTCTATGTGCGCCAGGGCGACATGCGCTCGGTGCTCTACCGCGTCGAGCCCGCACGGGCGGTGCGCGTGTCGATTCGGGTCGGCGAGGAGTTTCCGGTTCGCCAGGGCGCGTCCGGGAAGGTCCTGCTGGCGTTCACCGACACGCAGGACGCACGCTGGAACGACGTGCGCGAACGACTGTGGGCCGCGTCGTACGGCGAGCGCGACCCCGAGACGGCGTCGGCGTCGGCGCCCGTGTTCGATGCTGCCGGCGCATGCGTCGGCGCGCTGACGGTGTCGGGCCCGAAATCGCGGCTCGCCGCCGCGCCGACGATGGCGGCGGCGGTCGCGATGCTGCTGCCGCTCGCGCAGAAGGCGACCGTTGCCCTCGGTGGCGCGGGCGCACGCTACGACGCGGCCGCCGTGCGCGACAGTCTCGCGCGGCTCGCGTCGGCAGCGGACGACGGCACGGAGTCGTAG
- a CDS encoding 2-hydroxychromene-2-carboxylate isomerase, which translates to MNAAHTATWYFDFVSPFAYLQQERFDRLPPAAAFEPRPIVLGALLAHWGQKAPAEIAAKRVFTYRHAQYRADKLGIPFRMPPAHPFNPIKPLRLAIAMGNSLDAIRQIFRHIWRDGHDVSTPEGFAALCEAVGFPEGVTAVEAQPVKDALRANTDRAIAHGVFGVPTFELDGDLFWGEDATDMFADCATSRAWLDSPEVRRISALPEGIRRG; encoded by the coding sequence ATGAACGCCGCGCACACCGCCACCTGGTATTTCGATTTCGTTTCGCCGTTCGCCTACCTGCAGCAGGAACGGTTCGACCGGTTGCCGCCCGCGGCGGCGTTCGAGCCGCGGCCGATCGTGCTCGGCGCGCTGCTCGCGCACTGGGGCCAGAAAGCACCGGCGGAGATCGCGGCAAAACGCGTCTTCACCTATCGCCACGCGCAATACCGCGCGGACAAGCTCGGCATCCCGTTCCGGATGCCGCCGGCCCACCCGTTCAACCCGATCAAGCCGCTGCGCCTCGCGATCGCGATGGGCAATTCGCTCGATGCGATCCGGCAGATCTTCCGGCATATCTGGCGCGACGGCCATGACGTGTCGACGCCGGAGGGCTTCGCCGCGCTGTGCGAAGCCGTCGGCTTTCCGGAAGGCGTGACGGCCGTCGAAGCGCAGCCGGTGAAGGACGCGTTGCGCGCGAACACCGATCGTGCGATCGCGCACGGCGTATTCGGCGTGCCGACCTTCGAACTCGACGGCGACCTGTTCTGGGGCGAGGATGCGACCGACATGTTCGCCGACTGCGCCACGTCGCGCGCATGGCTCGACTCGCCCGAGGTGCGCCGCATCAGCGCGCTGCCCGAAGGGATCCGGCGCGGCTGA
- a CDS encoding MFS transporter has translation MSTPTRLDAAPHLAHTAAHPAAHSMPDRRLVLLLAAAAGLGVAPLYYAQPMLGALGADLSASTRAIGFVPTLTQLGYALGILLLAPLGDRFDRRRVIATKAAALVVALLLAAVAPSLGLLLAASFAIGLAATMAQDVVPAAATLAHDTHRGRIVGTVMTGLLLGILLSRVVAGFVADTAGWRVMFALAAASVAAIGIVAARGLPSFEPTTRLPYRALIGSLGALWRDHPALRRAALAQGLLAIGFSAFWSTLAVMLHGAPFHLGSAAAGAFGLAGAAGALAAPIAGRLADHHGPERVTRIGIGIATLSFASMAAAPLMPPHTQLVLLAVATIGFDLGVQATLIAHQAIVYRIDPASRSRLNAVLFVGMFIGMAAGAAIGSLLLAQLGWNAVTALAVATSLAALAARVWRN, from the coding sequence ATGTCCACTCCGACCCGTCTCGACGCCGCGCCCCATTTGGCGCACACCGCGGCCCACCCGGCCGCCCATTCGATGCCCGATCGCCGGCTCGTGCTGCTGCTCGCGGCCGCCGCCGGCCTCGGTGTCGCACCGCTCTACTACGCGCAGCCGATGCTCGGCGCACTCGGGGCCGATCTCAGCGCGTCGACGCGCGCGATCGGCTTCGTGCCGACGCTCACGCAGCTCGGCTATGCGCTCGGCATCCTGCTGCTCGCGCCGCTCGGCGACCGCTTCGACCGGCGCCGCGTGATCGCGACCAAGGCCGCCGCGCTGGTCGTCGCACTGCTGCTCGCCGCCGTCGCGCCGTCGCTCGGGCTGCTGCTCGCGGCGAGCTTCGCGATCGGCCTCGCCGCGACGATGGCGCAGGACGTCGTGCCGGCCGCCGCAACGCTCGCCCATGACACGCATCGCGGCCGCATCGTCGGCACGGTGATGACGGGGCTGCTGCTTGGCATCCTGCTGTCGCGCGTCGTGGCCGGCTTCGTCGCCGACACGGCCGGCTGGCGCGTGATGTTCGCGCTCGCGGCCGCCAGCGTCGCCGCGATCGGCATCGTCGCCGCGCGCGGGCTGCCGAGCTTCGAACCGACCACGCGCCTGCCGTATCGCGCGCTGATCGGCTCGCTCGGCGCGTTGTGGCGCGATCATCCGGCACTGCGCCGCGCCGCGCTCGCGCAGGGGCTGCTGGCCATCGGGTTCAGCGCGTTCTGGTCGACGCTCGCGGTGATGCTGCACGGCGCGCCGTTCCACCTCGGCAGCGCGGCCGCGGGCGCATTCGGCCTCGCGGGTGCCGCCGGCGCGCTGGCTGCGCCCATCGCCGGCCGTCTGGCCGACCATCACGGCCCCGAGCGCGTCACGCGCATCGGCATCGGCATCGCGACGCTGTCGTTCGCGTCGATGGCCGCCGCGCCGCTGATGCCGCCGCATACGCAGCTCGTGCTGCTCGCGGTTGCGACGATCGGCTTCGATCTCGGCGTGCAGGCGACGCTGATTGCGCACCAGGCAATCGTCTACCGGATCGATCCCGCGTCGCGCAGCCGCCTCAACGCGGTGCTGTTCGTCGGCATGTTCATCGGGATGGCGGCCGGTGCCGCGATCGGCAGTTTGTTGCTCGCGCAACTGGGCTGGAATGCGGTGACCGCGCTGGCCGTCGCGACGTCGCTGGCCGCGCTCGCCGCGCGGGTCTGGCGCAACTGA